A single genomic interval of Stenotrophomonas sp. ZAC14D1_NAIMI4_1 harbors:
- a CDS encoding PepSY domain-containing protein, giving the protein MLKSLTLATVVALAFAPAVQAAPLGMAQVEQTLRKAGYTQIHEIERDDGLWEADVSRADGRFSEVYVDPKTGEIFDEHDGRTLLGTEQVLAKAQAHGLREIHSLERDGATWSLEARNARNQRVEVRLSGHDGRILHSERDGWLD; this is encoded by the coding sequence ATGTTGAAGTCGCTCACCCTCGCCACCGTCGTCGCCCTGGCCTTCGCCCCGGCCGTGCAGGCGGCACCGCTGGGCATGGCCCAGGTCGAACAGACCCTGCGCAAGGCCGGCTACACGCAGATCCATGAGATCGAGCGCGATGATGGCCTGTGGGAGGCGGATGTCAGCCGTGCCGATGGCCGCTTCAGCGAGGTCTATGTCGACCCGAAGACCGGCGAGATTTTCGACGAGCACGATGGCCGCACGCTGCTGGGCACCGAGCAGGTGCTGGCCAAGGCACAGGCCCATGGCCTGCGTGAGATCCATTCGCTGGAACGCGATGGCGCGACCTGGTCACTGGAAGCGCGCAACGCCCGCAACCAGCGCGTGGAAGTGCGCCTGAGCGGGCACGATGGGCGGATCCTGCACAGCGAGCGTGATGGCTGGCTGGATTGA